One genomic segment of Streptomyces sp. RKND-216 includes these proteins:
- a CDS encoding beta-N-acetylglucosaminidase domain-containing protein, giving the protein MVAGVVSGLLGGGPATVHAAPGGPGDGTNSRGEDRTREDEAPQVWPRPQQITADRDAFAPLGAEVTLVTDEDADPYALRVVRETLRRAGARTVHESAPGERPAPRGTVVRVGTVAAGEALRALKVRERGDLPVGGYRLATGRVDGQDTVALSGVGGAGLFHAAQTLRQLVTERDGATGVPGVVIRDWPTARARGVTEGFYGEPWSHAERLEQLDFLGHTKQNRYVYAPGGDPFRQSARWRDPYPAAQRAAFRELARRAEENHVVLGWAVAPGQSLCFSSGEDRRALLRKLDAMRALGARAFQLQFDDVSYEEWHCEEDADTYGTGPEAAARAQAEVAGEVATHLAQRRKEGDRDLEPLSVLPTEFYQEGRTAYRTALARALDDSVQVAWTGVGVVPRTITGGELAGVRKAYPQQPVVTMDNYPVNDYAPERLFLGPYRGRQPAVASGSSALLANAMEQPVASRIPLFTVADFAWNPRDYTPGASWEAAVDTLAGEAPGARAAVRALAGNDASSMLGGKESAHLVPLLDALWEAHAADDRAGLKTAADRLREAFRTMRRATEQAPRPLARDAEPWLDQLALLGWAGDAAVRLLSAQARGDGAAAWEAQLEVQRLRGEAKAAQVVVGEGVLPAFLDRALKTAGDWTGVRAGGGAERKADGGPPGRRGASVAKAVDGDPGTAYRARTTPTTHLPPTLPEERSPSGSADAAGQALTVELDRPRPLTAVTVLTGPGSGTRAEVEVRVPGEGWRRIGRLSGSGWTQSDASRATADAVRLRWEDGTRAPVVHEITPWYADTPGTSLELSRQEVYAAAGGEGAQITARLTGHRPQDVRGELEVDAPDGFTVRAPDEVTVQRGGSTRVPLEVVAGKDVRPGVYRVGVAFGEQRRTLTVRAFPAAGGPDLARGAAAVSSGDETPDFPASAVTDGDPETRWSSPAEDDAWVRIELDRPARVGEVVLHWQEAYGARYRIEVSPDGLDWRTAASVSEGRGGRESVRMDAPEDTRFVRVRGEERGTRFGYSLWSVEAYAVRGDARDGEDARVTEDGRDAADAEGRPGGEDGGHD; this is encoded by the coding sequence CTGGTGGCGGGGGTGGTCTCGGGACTCCTCGGTGGCGGCCCGGCGACCGTGCACGCGGCCCCGGGCGGCCCCGGGGACGGGACGAACAGCCGCGGCGAGGACCGTACGCGGGAAGACGAGGCGCCGCAGGTGTGGCCGCGCCCACAGCAGATCACGGCCGACCGGGATGCGTTCGCCCCGCTGGGCGCCGAGGTGACACTGGTCACCGACGAGGACGCCGACCCGTACGCGCTCCGGGTGGTGCGGGAGACGCTGCGCCGGGCAGGCGCGCGGACCGTGCACGAGAGCGCGCCCGGCGAGCGGCCCGCGCCCCGCGGCACGGTGGTCCGGGTGGGGACGGTGGCCGCCGGCGAGGCGCTGCGGGCACTGAAGGTGCGGGAGCGGGGCGACCTGCCGGTCGGCGGCTACCGCCTCGCCACCGGCCGCGTCGACGGCCAGGACACCGTGGCCCTGTCGGGCGTGGGCGGGGCGGGGCTCTTCCACGCAGCGCAGACGCTGCGGCAGCTGGTCACCGAACGGGACGGCGCGACCGGCGTGCCGGGCGTGGTGATCCGCGACTGGCCGACCGCCCGGGCCCGCGGCGTCACGGAAGGCTTCTACGGCGAGCCATGGAGCCACGCCGAACGTCTGGAACAGCTGGACTTCCTCGGCCACACCAAGCAGAACCGCTACGTGTACGCGCCCGGCGGCGACCCGTTCCGGCAGTCCGCCCGCTGGCGCGACCCCTACCCGGCCGCGCAGCGCGCCGCGTTCCGCGAGCTGGCGCGGCGCGCGGAGGAGAACCACGTGGTGCTGGGCTGGGCGGTCGCGCCCGGCCAGAGCCTGTGCTTCTCCTCCGGGGAGGACCGCCGCGCGCTGCTGCGCAAATTGGACGCCATGCGGGCGCTGGGCGCCCGCGCCTTCCAGTTGCAGTTCGACGACGTGTCCTACGAGGAGTGGCACTGCGAGGAGGACGCCGACACCTATGGCACCGGCCCCGAGGCGGCAGCCCGGGCGCAGGCCGAGGTGGCCGGCGAGGTCGCCACGCACCTCGCACAGCGGCGGAAGGAGGGCGACCGCGACCTGGAGCCGCTGTCCGTGCTGCCGACCGAGTTCTACCAGGAGGGCCGCACCGCGTACCGGACGGCGCTGGCCCGCGCGCTGGACGACTCCGTGCAGGTGGCGTGGACGGGCGTGGGCGTGGTGCCGCGCACCATCACCGGCGGCGAGCTCGCGGGCGTACGGAAGGCGTACCCGCAGCAGCCTGTGGTCACGATGGACAACTACCCCGTCAACGACTACGCGCCCGAACGGTTGTTCCTCGGCCCGTACCGGGGGCGGCAGCCGGCCGTGGCCTCCGGCTCGTCGGCACTGCTGGCCAACGCCATGGAGCAGCCCGTCGCCTCCCGCATCCCCCTCTTCACGGTGGCGGACTTCGCCTGGAACCCGCGCGACTACACCCCCGGCGCCTCCTGGGAGGCGGCGGTCGACACCCTGGCCGGCGAGGCGCCGGGCGCACGTGCCGCCGTGCGCGCGCTGGCCGGGAACGACGCGTCGTCGATGCTGGGCGGTAAGGAGTCGGCGCACCTGGTGCCGCTCCTCGACGCCCTTTGGGAGGCGCACGCCGCCGACGACCGTGCCGGGCTGAAGACCGCGGCGGACCGGCTGCGCGAGGCGTTCCGCACCATGCGCCGGGCCACGGAGCAGGCGCCCCGCCCGCTGGCGCGGGACGCCGAGCCGTGGCTCGACCAGCTCGCACTGCTGGGCTGGGCCGGCGACGCGGCGGTGCGGCTGCTGTCGGCGCAGGCGCGCGGGGACGGCGCGGCGGCCTGGGAGGCGCAGCTGGAGGTGCAGCGGCTGCGCGGCGAGGCGAAGGCCGCGCAGGTGGTCGTGGGCGAGGGCGTGCTTCCCGCGTTCCTGGACCGCGCGCTGAAGACCGCCGGGGACTGGACCGGCGTGCGCGCCGGCGGCGGAGCGGAGCGGAAGGCCGACGGCGGGCCGCCCGGCCGGAGGGGTGCTTCGGTGGCGAAGGCGGTGGACGGCGATCCGGGCACCGCCTACCGGGCCCGCACGACGCCCACGACTCACCTGCCGCCCACCCTGCCGGAGGAGCGGAGCCCGTCCGGATCGGCGGACGCGGCCGGGCAGGCCCTCACCGTGGAGCTGGACCGGCCCCGCCCGCTGACGGCGGTGACGGTGCTGACCGGGCCCGGCTCCGGTACCCGTGCGGAGGTCGAGGTCCGCGTGCCGGGCGAGGGCTGGCGCCGGATCGGGCGGCTGTCCGGCAGCGGCTGGACGCAGTCCGATGCGTCCCGGGCCACCGCGGACGCCGTACGGCTGCGCTGGGAGGACGGCACCCGCGCCCCGGTGGTGCACGAGATCACCCCCTGGTACGCGGACACCCCCGGCACCTCGCTGGAGCTGTCCCGGCAGGAGGTGTACGCGGCCGCCGGCGGCGAGGGGGCACAGATCACGGCGCGGCTCACCGGCCACCGCCCGCAGGACGTGCGCGGCGAGCTGGAGGTGGACGCGCCCGACGGCTTCACCGTCCGGGCGCCGGACGAGGTCACCGTGCAGCGCGGCGGCTCGACCCGGGTACCGCTGGAGGTCGTGGCGGGGAAGGACGTACGGCCGGGCGTGTACCGGGTCGGGGTGGCTTTCGGGGAGCAGCGCCGCACGCTGACCGTGCGGGCGTTCCCGGCGGCGGGCGGGCCCGACCTCGCGCGCGGCGCGGCGGCGGTCTCCTCCGGGGACGAGACGCCCGACTTTCCGGCGTCCGCCGTCACGGACGGCGACCCGGAGACCCGCTGGTCCTCGCCGGCCGAGGACGACGCGTGGGTGCGGATCGAGCTGGACCGGCCCGCCCGGGTCGGCGAGGTGGTGCTGCACTGGCAGGAGGCGTACGGCGCGCGGTACCGGATCGAGGTGTCGCCGGACGGCCTGGACTGGCGCACGGCGGCGTCCGTGAGCGAAGGCCGCGGCGGCCGGGAGAGCGTGCGGATGGACGCCCCGGAGGACACGCGGTTCGTCCGGGTGCGGGGCGAGGAGCGCGGGACGCGCTTCGGCTACTCGCTGTGGTCGGTCGAGGCGTACGCCGTCCGCGGGGACGCCCGGGACGGCGAGGACGCTCGGGTCACCGAGGACGGCCGGGACGCTGCGGACGCGGAGGGGCGTCCGGGCGGGGAGGACGGCGGTCACGACTGA
- the malQ gene encoding 4-alpha-glucanotransferase, producing MERLARLAAAHGVATSYEPAPGTVVDVSEDTVVAVLAALGVDATTPRAVREALALHEQEARRLLPPTVVLRTPSGGGSLPDLPDGTALRVDTDTGRSLDWGRGTVLPLGVHTLRAQAPDGRAAHATLLVVPDRVPAPAGCSGPSGAGGRHVGLLTLLPALLSARSWGIGDLGDLADLASWAGRTLGAGFLQLGPLHAAVPCAPTDPSPYRPSSRRFPDPVHLRVEAVPEFAQLDGSARDRAGTLLARAAALREAVLDKGAFLDRDASWDLKLEALRLMRQVPLGPGRRAAYDDFLAAQGRALEDHATWCALAELHGPDWRAWPAGLDDPRSARTVQARAEHRDRVDLHRWLAWLTDTQLAHAQRAARDAGMAVGLVHDLAIGVHPHGADTWSQQHAFARGMSIGAPPDAFNAHGQDWGLPPWRPDALADSGYGPYREVVAGLLRHAGAVRMDHVMGHFRLWWVPEGRPPTEGAYVRYDAEAMLGALALEAHRAGAAVIGEDLGTVEDGVREELASRGILGTSVLWFERDWAAADERGAGAGATHARETEEDDADHAPPPLPPEAWRADCLATVTTHDLPPTASRLSGGHVALRHGLGLLGGLLGDAEHADAAETEGWLACFRALGLLPEHGPDDGPREAGLPDADAPDAALLAAHRFLARTPARMVGVWLPDTVGDHRPQNVPGTCDAYPNWRLPVSDADGRPVSLETLAATPRVHALFADLRAALAR from the coding sequence ATGGAGCGCCTCGCGCGGCTCGCGGCGGCGCACGGCGTCGCCACGTCCTACGAGCCCGCGCCGGGCACCGTGGTCGACGTGTCCGAGGACACCGTCGTCGCCGTACTGGCGGCACTCGGCGTCGACGCCACCACGCCCCGAGCCGTACGCGAGGCCCTCGCACTCCACGAGCAGGAAGCACGCCGCCTGCTCCCGCCCACCGTGGTGCTGCGCACCCCGTCCGGAGGCGGCAGCCTCCCCGACCTGCCCGACGGCACGGCGTTACGCGTCGACACCGACACCGGGCGGTCGCTGGACTGGGGGCGCGGCACCGTTCTCCCCCTCGGCGTCCACACCCTGCGCGCACAGGCCCCAGACGGCCGGGCGGCCCACGCCACCCTCCTCGTCGTGCCGGACCGGGTCCCGGCCCCCGCCGGCTGCTCCGGCCCCTCCGGCGCCGGCGGACGCCACGTCGGCCTGCTCACCCTCCTCCCCGCACTGCTCTCCGCCCGTTCCTGGGGCATCGGAGATCTCGGCGACCTCGCCGACCTCGCCTCCTGGGCCGGACGCACCCTCGGCGCCGGCTTCCTCCAGCTCGGCCCCCTGCACGCCGCCGTCCCCTGCGCGCCCACCGACCCCTCCCCGTACCGGCCCTCCTCCCGCCGCTTCCCCGACCCCGTGCACCTGCGCGTGGAGGCCGTGCCCGAGTTCGCCCAGCTGGACGGCTCCGCCCGGGACCGCGCCGGCACCCTCCTAGCCCGCGCCGCCGCCCTCCGCGAAGCCGTCCTCGACAAGGGCGCGTTCCTCGACCGCGACGCCTCCTGGGACCTCAAGCTGGAAGCCCTCCGCCTGATGCGGCAGGTGCCGCTCGGCCCCGGCCGCCGCGCCGCGTACGACGACTTCCTCGCCGCGCAGGGCCGCGCGCTGGAGGACCACGCCACCTGGTGCGCGCTCGCCGAACTGCACGGCCCCGACTGGCGCGCTTGGCCCGCCGGCCTCGACGACCCTCGTTCCGCTCGCACCGTGCAGGCCCGCGCCGAGCACCGCGACCGCGTCGACCTCCACCGCTGGCTCGCCTGGCTCACCGACACCCAGCTCGCCCACGCCCAGCGCGCCGCACGGGACGCCGGGATGGCCGTCGGCCTGGTGCACGACCTCGCGATCGGCGTCCACCCGCATGGTGCGGACACCTGGTCGCAGCAGCACGCCTTCGCGCGCGGCATGTCGATCGGCGCCCCGCCCGACGCGTTCAACGCCCACGGCCAGGACTGGGGCCTGCCGCCCTGGCGGCCCGACGCCCTCGCCGATTCCGGGTACGGCCCCTACCGCGAGGTCGTCGCCGGCCTGCTGCGGCACGCGGGCGCCGTGCGGATGGACCACGTCATGGGCCACTTCCGGCTCTGGTGGGTGCCGGAGGGGAGGCCGCCCACCGAGGGCGCCTACGTGCGGTACGACGCCGAGGCCATGCTCGGCGCCCTCGCTCTGGAGGCCCACCGGGCCGGTGCCGCGGTGATCGGCGAGGACCTCGGCACGGTCGAGGACGGCGTACGGGAGGAGCTGGCTTCCCGCGGCATCCTCGGCACTTCGGTGCTGTGGTTCGAACGCGACTGGGCCGCCGCGGACGAACGCGGGGCGGGCGCGGGTGCGACGCACGCGCGCGAGACGGAGGAGGACGACGCGGACCACGCGCCGCCGCCCCTGCCGCCGGAGGCGTGGCGCGCGGACTGCCTGGCGACCGTCACCACCCACGACCTGCCGCCCACCGCTTCCCGTCTGAGTGGCGGACACGTCGCCCTCCGGCACGGCCTCGGCCTGCTCGGCGGTCTGCTCGGCGACGCGGAGCACGCCGATGCCGCGGAGACGGAGGGCTGGTTGGCATGCTTCCGCGCGCTTGGGCTGCTCCCCGAGCACGGCCCCGACGACGGTCCCCGCGAAGCCGGCCTCCCGGACGCCGACGCTCCGGACGCCGCGCTGCTCGCGGCCCACCGTTTCCTCGCCCGCACCCCCGCCCGTATGGTCGGCGTGTGGCTGCCCGACACCGTCGGCGACCACCGTCCGCAGAACGTGCCCGGCACCTGCGACGCGTACCCGAACTGGCGGCTCCCGGTCTCCGACGCGGACGGCAGACCCGTCTCGCTGGAGACCCTCGCCGCCACTCCGCGGGTGCACGCCCTCTTCGCGGACCTGCGCGCCGCCCTCGCCCGGTGA
- a CDS encoding DUF427 domain-containing protein, whose product MSLTLPGGPLARRSPDTVNYRVDGPAHRLFQHPFPRRVRAHFGGRTVLDSVRGALLHETGLPPQLYVPREDVDDSLLTATDHRTHCPFKGDARYFSLAAGDRTAENALWHYPDPLPEARWLAGLVAPYFARMDAWFDEDEEIHGHLRDPYHRVDVRPTSRDVRVVAGGVEIAATRHAMLLSETGLPNRYYVPRRDVRVDHLEPSATHTVCPYKGRASYRSLRVGPLSLPDTAFWYPEPLQDAVRVADHLCFHGEGVETRVDGEVAG is encoded by the coding sequence ATGTCGCTCACCCTCCCCGGCGGGCCGCTGGCGCGGCGGTCTCCCGACACCGTCAACTACCGCGTCGACGGCCCCGCCCACCGCCTCTTCCAGCACCCCTTTCCCCGCCGCGTCCGCGCCCACTTCGGCGGCCGTACGGTCCTGGACAGCGTGCGCGGCGCCCTGCTGCACGAGACCGGCCTTCCGCCGCAGTTGTACGTGCCCCGTGAGGACGTCGACGACAGCCTGCTGACCGCGACCGACCACCGCACGCACTGCCCGTTCAAGGGCGACGCGCGCTACTTCTCGCTGGCGGCAGGGGACCGCACCGCCGAGAACGCCTTGTGGCACTACCCCGACCCGCTGCCCGAGGCCCGCTGGCTCGCCGGGCTGGTCGCTCCCTACTTCGCCCGCATGGACGCCTGGTTCGACGAGGACGAGGAGATCCACGGCCACCTCCGCGACCCCTACCACCGCGTCGACGTCCGCCCCACCTCCCGCGACGTGCGGGTCGTCGCGGGAGGGGTGGAGATCGCTGCCACCCGGCACGCGATGCTGCTGTCCGAGACGGGCCTGCCCAACCGCTACTACGTGCCGCGGCGTGACGTCCGCGTGGACCACCTCGAGCCGAGCGCGACGCACACGGTCTGCCCGTACAAGGGCCGCGCCTCCTACCGCTCGCTCCGCGTCGGCCCTCTCTCCCTGCCCGACACGGCGTTCTGGTACCCGGAACCGCTCCAGGACGCGGTCCGCGTCGCGGACCACCTCTGCTTCCACGGCGAGGGCGTCGAGACCCGCGTCGACGGCGAGGTGGCGGGATGA
- a CDS encoding VOC family protein yields MHVSHVLAVAPVRDVETSVLWYERLIGRPADTRPMPSLADWHLTPDGWVQVFESPEHAGSTLLNLTVADLDEALAELAARGLAAGPVQSGGGGTVRFAALHDPDGNRITLLENPVA; encoded by the coding sequence ATGCACGTCTCCCACGTCCTCGCGGTCGCCCCGGTACGCGACGTCGAGACCTCCGTGCTCTGGTACGAGCGCCTGATCGGCAGGCCCGCCGACACCCGGCCGATGCCGAGCCTGGCCGACTGGCACCTCACCCCCGACGGGTGGGTGCAGGTCTTCGAGTCCCCGGAGCACGCCGGATCGACCCTGCTCAATCTGACGGTCGCCGACCTGGACGAGGCCCTGGCGGAGCTCGCCGCGCGGGGCCTCGCCGCAGGGCCCGTGCAGTCGGGTGGCGGTGGAACGGTGCGCTTCGCCGCGCTGCACGACCCCGACGGCAACCGCATCACGCTCCTCGAGAACCCGGTCGCGTGA
- the pepN gene encoding aminopeptidase N, with protein sequence MPGTNLTRAEAQERARLLTVDAYEIELDLSGAQQGGTFRSETTVRFDAAEAGGTFIDLVAPTVHEVVLNGTALDPAKVFADSRIALEGVTPGRNELRVVADCAYTNTGEGLHRFVDPVDEQAYLYTQFEVPDARRVFASFEQPDLKAVFSFTVTAPEGWTVISNSPTPKPEGEAGTVWRFEPTPRISSYITALIVGPYHAVHSTWEGDGRSVPLGLYCRPSLAEHLDADAIFEVTRQGFDWFQEQFDHPYPFAKYDQLFVPEFNAGAMENAGAVTIRDQYVFRSKVTDAAYEVRAETILHELAHMWFGDLVTMEWWNDLWLNESFATYTSVACLAHAPGSRWPHAWTSFANQMKTWAYRQDQLPSTHPIMAEIRDLDDVLVNFDGITYAKGASVLKQLVAYVGRDEFFRGVQAYFKRHAWGNTRLTDLLTALEETSGRDLKAWSKAWLETAGINILRPVIDVDGAGNITSFAVRQEAPALPEGATGEPTLRPHRIAVGLYDLESTGDGERLVRTDRIELDVTGELTQVAELTGRPRPAVVLLNDDDLSYAKVRLDDESLATVTRHLASFTESLPRALCWSAAWDMTRDGELATRDYLELVLSGIGRESDIGVVQSLHRQLKLALDLYAAPEWREAGLRRWANAALEHLRAADAGSDHQLAWARALASVARTDEQLDLLAGLLDGTASVDGLAVDTELRWTLLQRLAAMGRADEAAIEAELRRDATSAGEQHAATARAALPTPEAKAAAWASVVESDTLPNAVQEAVISGFVQTDQRELLEPYAEKYFTSLKGVWESRSHEMAQQIAIGLYPTVQVSPTTLEATDRWLADAAPTAALRRLVTESRAGVSRALGAQSADAAAAPR encoded by the coding sequence GTGCCTGGGACGAACCTGACCCGCGCCGAAGCGCAGGAGCGGGCGCGGCTGCTGACCGTGGACGCGTACGAGATCGAGCTCGACCTGAGCGGCGCCCAGCAGGGCGGGACCTTCCGGTCGGAGACCACCGTGCGGTTCGACGCCGCCGAAGCGGGCGGCACCTTCATCGACCTCGTCGCGCCGACCGTGCACGAGGTCGTGCTGAACGGGACCGCCCTGGATCCCGCGAAGGTCTTCGCGGACTCCCGGATCGCCCTGGAGGGCGTGACCCCCGGCCGCAACGAGCTGCGGGTGGTGGCCGACTGCGCGTACACCAACACCGGTGAGGGCCTGCACCGTTTCGTCGACCCGGTCGACGAACAGGCCTACCTCTACACCCAGTTCGAGGTGCCGGACGCGCGGCGGGTCTTCGCCTCCTTCGAGCAGCCCGACCTGAAGGCCGTCTTCTCCTTCACGGTCACCGCTCCGGAAGGCTGGACGGTGATCTCCAACTCACCGACGCCGAAGCCGGAGGGCGAAGCCGGCACCGTGTGGCGCTTCGAGCCGACGCCGCGCATCTCCTCGTACATCACCGCGCTGATCGTCGGCCCTTACCACGCGGTGCACAGCACCTGGGAGGGCGACGGGCGGAGCGTGCCGCTGGGCCTCTACTGCCGGCCGTCGCTGGCCGAACACCTGGACGCGGACGCGATCTTCGAAGTCACCCGGCAGGGCTTCGACTGGTTCCAGGAGCAGTTCGACCACCCCTACCCCTTCGCGAAGTACGACCAGCTGTTCGTCCCGGAGTTCAACGCGGGCGCGATGGAGAACGCGGGCGCGGTGACCATCCGCGACCAGTACGTCTTCCGTTCCAAGGTGACGGACGCCGCGTACGAGGTGCGGGCGGAGACGATCCTGCACGAGCTGGCGCACATGTGGTTCGGCGACCTGGTCACCATGGAGTGGTGGAACGACCTGTGGCTGAACGAGTCGTTCGCCACCTACACCTCCGTCGCCTGCCTCGCGCACGCGCCCGGCAGCCGCTGGCCGCACGCCTGGACCTCGTTCGCCAATCAGATGAAGACCTGGGCGTACCGGCAGGACCAGCTCCCGTCCACGCACCCGATCATGGCCGAGATCCGCGACCTGGACGACGTGCTGGTCAACTTCGACGGGATCACGTACGCCAAGGGCGCCTCGGTGCTCAAGCAGCTCGTCGCCTACGTCGGGCGGGACGAGTTCTTCCGCGGCGTGCAGGCGTACTTCAAGCGCCACGCGTGGGGCAACACCCGGCTCACCGACCTGCTGACCGCTCTGGAGGAGACCTCCGGGCGCGACCTGAAGGCGTGGTCGAAGGCGTGGCTGGAGACCGCGGGCATCAACATCCTCCGCCCGGTGATCGACGTGGACGGGGCGGGGAACATCACCTCCTTCGCCGTCCGCCAGGAGGCGCCGGCCCTGCCCGAGGGCGCCACCGGTGAGCCGACGCTGCGGCCGCACCGCATCGCCGTCGGCCTCTACGACCTGGAGTCCACCGGCGACGGCGAGCGCCTGGTGCGCACCGACCGGATCGAGCTGGACGTCACCGGCGAGCTGACGCAGGTCGCCGAGCTGACCGGCCGGCCGCGTCCTGCGGTCGTACTGCTCAACGACGACGACCTCTCGTACGCCAAGGTCCGCCTCGACGACGAGTCGCTGGCCACCGTCACCCGGCACCTCGCCTCGTTCACCGAGTCCCTGCCGCGCGCGCTGTGCTGGTCGGCGGCCTGGGACATGACGCGGGACGGCGAGCTGGCCACCCGCGACTACCTGGAGCTGGTGCTGTCCGGCATCGGCCGGGAGTCCGACATCGGCGTGGTGCAGTCGCTGCACCGCCAGCTCAAGCTCGCCCTCGACCTGTACGCCGCCCCCGAGTGGCGCGAGGCCGGGCTGCGGCGCTGGGCGAACGCCGCCCTGGAGCACCTGCGGGCTGCCGACGCCGGCAGCGACCACCAGCTCGCGTGGGCGCGTGCGCTGGCCTCCGTCGCCCGCACCGACGAGCAGCTCGACCTGCTGGCAGGCCTGCTCGACGGCACCGCCTCCGTGGACGGCCTGGCGGTCGACACCGAGCTGCGCTGGACGCTGCTCCAGCGGCTCGCGGCCATGGGCCGCGCCGACGAGGCGGCAATCGAGGCGGAGCTGCGCCGCGACGCCACCTCGGCGGGCGAGCAGCACGCCGCCACCGCCCGCGCCGCACTGCCCACCCCGGAGGCCAAGGCCGCCGCGTGGGCCTCGGTCGTCGAGTCGGACACGCTGCCGAACGCGGTGCAGGAGGCCGTGATCTCCGGCTTCGTCCAGACCGACCAGCGCGAGCTGCTGGAGCCGTACGCGGAGAAGTACTTCACCTCGCTCAAGGGCGTGTGGGAATCGCGCAGCCACGAGATGGCCCAGCAGATCGCCATCGGCCTCTACCCGACGGTGCAGGTCTCCCCCACCACGCTGGAGGCAACGGACCGCTGGCTCGCCGACGCGGCCCCGACGGCGGCGCTGCGCCGCCTGGTCACGGAATCCCGCGCGGGGGTCTCCCGCGCCCTCGGCGCGCAGTCCGCCGACGCGGCCGCCGCGCCCCGCTGA
- a CDS encoding TIGR03767 family metallophosphoesterase: MTRTRPHRPGTDRRTLLAALGATGVAAGLGTALGAGGGTANGSPAVPPQARPARPAAAAPSAPAPSTLATAAAPQGTGTYRRLAAGPGWGRVVREDLAAARRTRAERRTVLASCVQLTDLHVVDVQHPLRSEYLRFAGTKGWRPQEALSVAGVVSLIEQVNALDGGPATGAPLDFVMTTGDNTDNNCTAELEWFLTAMSGGRVTPDTGDPAGYEGVQDSGLPVYWHPESGRRDGYKDLGFPRLDGYLEAVRRPVRSPGLAVPWYGTVGNHDVLPGGCYANGDDFLTEFAVGDRKLFSLPPDQAAELHRRIREGLDPDGELFKELLRAHARDMRTVTPDPRRAPYTPADYVRAHLDPRFTGPGPAGHGYSEANLAEDRLYYSFRIADGVLGVSLDTTRRGGHYTGAVDRTQLRWLGRTLREHRDDRVLVFSHHTSRTTPEGGDELVALLRRNPQVVAWVNGHSHRNEITPHGTFWEVSTASHVDFPQLARTIELTDNGDGTLSLFTTLIESAAPHGVEYGDLSRSGLASLYRELAFNAPGRRTTLAGEPGDRNTELLLPRT; the protein is encoded by the coding sequence ATGACCCGCACACGGCCGCACCGCCCCGGCACCGACCGCCGTACCCTGCTCGCCGCGCTCGGCGCCACCGGTGTCGCCGCCGGCCTGGGCACCGCCCTCGGCGCGGGCGGCGGGACGGCGAACGGTTCGCCCGCCGTCCCGCCGCAGGCGCGCCCCGCCCGGCCCGCCGCCGCAGCACCGTCGGCACCGGCGCCCTCCACCCTGGCCACCGCGGCCGCCCCGCAGGGCACGGGCACCTACCGGCGGCTCGCCGCGGGCCCGGGCTGGGGCCGCGTCGTCCGCGAGGACCTCGCCGCGGCCCGCCGTACCCGCGCGGAACGGCGCACGGTGCTGGCGTCGTGCGTGCAGCTGACCGACCTGCACGTGGTCGACGTGCAGCATCCGCTGCGCAGCGAGTACCTCCGCTTCGCCGGGACCAAGGGCTGGCGCCCGCAGGAGGCGCTCTCCGTCGCGGGAGTGGTCTCCCTGATCGAGCAGGTCAACGCGCTGGACGGCGGCCCGGCGACGGGCGCCCCGCTCGACTTCGTGATGACCACCGGCGACAACACCGACAACAACTGCACCGCCGAACTGGAGTGGTTCCTCACCGCCATGAGCGGCGGTCGCGTCACCCCGGACACCGGCGACCCGGCGGGCTACGAGGGCGTGCAGGACAGCGGACTTCCGGTGTACTGGCACCCGGAGTCCGGGCGGCGCGATGGGTACAAGGACCTCGGCTTCCCGCGCCTGGACGGCTATCTGGAGGCCGTCCGCCGCCCGGTGCGCAGCCCCGGCCTCGCCGTCCCCTGGTACGGCACCGTGGGCAACCACGACGTGCTGCCCGGCGGCTGCTACGCGAACGGCGACGACTTCCTCACCGAGTTCGCCGTCGGCGACCGGAAGCTCTTCTCCCTGCCGCCGGATCAGGCGGCGGAGCTGCACCGGCGCATCCGTGAAGGGCTGGACCCGGACGGCGAGCTGTTCAAGGAACTGCTGCGCGCCCACGCCCGGGACATGCGCACCGTCACGCCCGACCCGCGCCGGGCGCCGTACACACCGGCCGACTACGTCCGTGCCCACCTGGACCCGCGCTTCACCGGTCCCGGACCGGCCGGGCACGGTTACAGCGAGGCGAACCTCGCCGAGGACCGGCTCTACTACAGCTTCCGCATCGCCGACGGTGTGCTGGGCGTCAGCCTCGACACCACCCGGCGCGGCGGCCACTACACCGGCGCCGTCGACCGCACGCAACTGCGCTGGCTGGGGCGGACGTTGCGGGAGCACCGCGACGACCGGGTGCTGGTCTTCAGCCACCACACCTCCCGCACGACGCCCGAGGGCGGGGACGAACTGGTCGCGCTGCTGCGCCGCAACCCGCAGGTCGTGGCCTGGGTCAACGGCCACAGCCACCGCAACGAGATCACCCCGCACGGCACCTTCTGGGAGGTCTCCACCGCCTCGCACGTCGACTTCCCGCAGCTCGCACGGACGATCGAGCTGACCGACAACGGGGACGGCACCCTGTCGCTGTTCACCACGCTGATCGAGTCCGCGGCCCCGCACGGCGTCGAGTACGGCGACCTGAGCCGGAGCGGCCTCGCCTCCCTCTACCGGGAGCTGGCGTTCAACGCGCCGGGGCGCCGTACGACGCTGGCCGGGGAGCCGGGGGACCGCAACACGGAGCTGCTGCTGCCCCGGACCTGA